Proteins co-encoded in one Callospermophilus lateralis isolate mCalLat2 chromosome 2, mCalLat2.hap1, whole genome shotgun sequence genomic window:
- the Smim27 gene encoding small integral membrane protein 27, with protein sequence MKPVSRRTLDWIYSVLLFAVVLLSWGYVIYASTVAAQRQLRKEYPDKIFGMNENL encoded by the exons ATGAAGCCAGTGAGTCGCCGCACCCTGGACTGGATTTATTCAGTG ttgctGTTTGCAGTCGTTTTACTCTCCTGGGGATATGTCATCTATGCCTCAACAGTAGCTGCTCAAAGACAGCTAAGGAAAGAATACCCAGACAAAATCTTCGGGATGAATGAAAACTTGTAG
- the Ndufb6 gene encoding NADH dehydrogenase [ubiquinone] 1 beta subcomplex subunit 6 encodes MTGYTPDEKLRLQQLRELRRRWLKDQELSPREPVLPAQRMWPMEAFWNKFLQDRAPWKNVIYKVYRTSIFAVTCVLIPTWIVHYYVKYHVSKKPYAIVERKPRIFPGDTILETGEVIPPMKEYPDQHH; translated from the exons ATGACGGGGTACACGCCGGATGAAAAACTGCGGCTCCAGCAGTTGCGAGAGCTGAGGCGGCGATGGCTGAAGGACCAGGAGCTGAGCCCCCGGGAGCCTGTCCTACCTGCCCAGAGGATGTGGCctatggaggcattctggaataaGTTTTTGCAGGATAGGGCCCCTTGGAAGAATGTG atCTATAAGGTATACAGGACCAGTATCTTTGCTGTTACTTGTGTACTTATACCCACTTGGATTGTTCATTATTACGTCAAATATCATGTGTCT AAAAAACCATATGCCATTGTTGAAAGGAAGCCCAGAATCTTCCCA GGTGATACAATTCTGGAGACTGGAGAAGTAATTCCACCAATGAAAGAATATCCTGATCAACATCACTGA